In Thermococcus celericrescens, the DNA window CTCACCGAGGTCCTCGGAGGTGAGGTCACGGACGTTGGTGACGATCTTGGCGCCGGTGGCCTTGGCGAGCTTCTCCATGTCGCTCTTCTTGACGCGTCTGACGGCGAGGATGCCGTACTTGGCGAGGTAGTGCTGGGCGAGGTCGTCGATGCCCTTCTGGACGAAGACGACGTTCGCTCCAACCTCCCTGATCTTCTCGACCATCTCACGGAGCATCTTCTCCTCCTGCTCGAGGAAGGCCTGGAGCTGCTCCGGGCTGGTGATCCTAATCTCGGCGTCGGTCTCGGTCTCCTTGACCTCGAGGGCCTCGTTGATGAGGGCGATCTTGGCCCCCTCAACCCTCTTCGGCATTCCCGGGTGGACGACCTCCTTGTCGATGACAACGCCCCTGATGAGCCTGGTGTCCCTGACGCTGCCGCCCTCCTTCTTCTCGAACTTGATGTTGTCGAGGTCGACCTTGTAGGTGCCGTCGACCTTCTCGGCGACCTGCCTGACGGCGTCAACGGCTATCTCGGCGAGGTACTCGCGCTCCTCCTCGGCGGCCTTACCGGTGATAGAGGTGACCGCGGCCTTCTTGAGGATCTCGGCGTCCTCAACGTCGATCTCCCTGGCCATGTTGTCGAGTATCTCCTGGGCCTTCTCTGCGGCCAGGGCGTAACCCTTGATGACAATGCTCGGGTGGATGTTCTGGTCGAGGAGCTCCTCGGCCTTCCTGAGAAGCTCACCGGCAATAACGACGGCGGTGGTAGTTCCATCACCAGCCTCCTTGTCCTGGGTCTTGGCGACCTCAACCATCATCTTGGCAGCCGGGTGCTGGATGTCCATCTCGTCGAGGATGGTGGCACCGTCGTTGGTGATAACAATGTCTCCGAGGCTGTCGACGAGCATCTTGTCCATGCCCTTCGGGCCGAGGGTGGTCCTAACGGTTTCAGCAATAATCCTGGCGGCCAGAATGTTCAGCCTCTGAGCGTCCCTACCAACGTACCTCTGGGTTCCCTCGGGCAGAATAACAACCGGCTGTCCAGCGAGCTGGGCCATCTCCTCTCACCTCCGCCCGCTTTTGTTTTTAAGGGGTGAAAGGTTTTAGTTACAATTTGTGCTTCCGCTTTATCGTTCCTTTGGATTATTTATAAAGTTTTCGGTTTCTTGGCATCACCCCAGAGCTGCACGGTACGTAATGGACAAAGGTTTCAGAAATCCAAAGCCTCCAACCGGCCCAGCCTCCCACCATACATCCGTGCAGCCGTTCTCCCAGCTACAGAGCGCTTCAGAGGGCTAAACTTTGTGCACCTTCGCCCCAGCAACCCGCTCCAGGATGGGGACGTAGGACAGGCCCGGGCTTATCCCCCTTCCTCTCGTGTCATAAACCGTAAGCTCAACCTCTTTCTTTTTCAGCGCCCTGGCCAGCTCCGTTATTTCCTCCTTAATCCTCTTTCCAAAGAGCGGAACGTTCGCCTTTCCGTCGGTTATTAGAAAAGCCCTCACCTTGACCGACCTGTCCTTCATCCTCTCCCTGTTCGCCAGAAGCAGAAGATTGTAGAGGGCGGAGCTTAAAGGTGTCCTCCCTCCAGTCGGAACGCTCTCTATTTTCTCAAGCACTTCCCAGTAGTTCTTGGTGGGTGGAACGAATATCTCCGCCCGATTGCCTTTCGCAACGATCAGGGCCATCTTTGACTTTTTGATGTAGCCTTTCTCAACCAGCTTCTCCGCTATCCCCTTCGCGATGCTTATCCTCTTCTGCACGGCCATGCTTCCGCTCGAATCCAGGAGCAGAACCCAGAGCGTTGGTGCCTTTGCCTTCCTGACCCTAACGCGGATATCGTTTAAATCGAGCTTTATTGGGGGCCTTTTGCCATTTAAGACTGCCCAAACCAAAGAGTTGTAGAAATCAACGTCCTTAATCCTGCCGTTGACAGGTGGAAGGTATGAAACTGGAATGCCTTTGGGGAAGTTTATCACCGTGACGCTGACGTCCCTCGAGGAGCGGTATCCTGTGAATTCGCCTCCATCAAAGTTTTTGCTCTCTATCCTTGGGATTTTAGCTTCGCTTGAGCGAAAATTTTGCTCTAAGTTTCCAGTCCCTCGACTTCGAGACTCCTGGTTTCTCCTTTCACTCCTTTCTTCCTTCTTGTGCTCATGCTTATGGTCGCCTTTGTGGTCGTGATTGTGCTTGCTGTCGTCCTTAGGCTTTGGGGGCCTCATCTGGGGTGGCTTTTGGAACGGCCTGTCCCTCAGGCGGTGCGGTAGAGCCAATTCCATAGCTTTTTCTAAGTCTTCCAGTGAGACCCTTCTCCTTCCGTTTAAAGCAGCTATTGCCTTGGCCGTCTTTATCGTTGCTATCTCAGCTCTGTTGGTTTTGATTCCCAGGTCAACGACCGTTTCAGCCAAAAGCTTCAGCAAATCGTCGCTTATCTCGACCTTCGGCAGAATCTCCCTCGCCTTAACAATCCTCTCCGTAAGCTTCTTCTCTTCGCTCTCATACTTTTTGTAGAAGCTTATGGGGTCTTCATGGAACTCCTCAACGCGCTTGACTATCTCTATCCTCTCCTCCGGGTTCATAGGTGCTGAAACTTCAACGCATAAACCGAACCTGTCGAGGATCTGCGGTCTGAGCTCGCCTTCCTCGGGGTTCATGCTTCCAACCAGGATGAACCTCGCCGGATGCCTGAAAGAAATCCCTTCCCTCTCTATCGTGTTCCATCCCATTGCCGCAGCATCTAAGAGTGAATCGGCTATGTAGTCATCCAGGAGGTTCACCTCATCGATGTAAAGAACCCCTCTGTTTGCTTCCGCGAGTATTCCAGGCTGCAGAGCTTTTTTGCCCTCTTTTAAAAAGCGCTCAACGTCAATTGTTCCAACTAATCTGTCTATCGTAACGCTTAAGGGCAGGTCCACAACGCGCATCTTCCTCTTTGCCACTGGCAGTTCTTCTCCCCTCTCGTATCGCTCGTAGCAGCTGTCGCACATCTCCAGCGGGTTCCTCGGGTTGCAGTTGAAGGGACAATCTGCCACAACTTCAATCTCGGGCAAAACGTTGGCCAGAGCCCTGACCAGGGTAGATTTTCCCGTTCCTTTGTCTCCTTTAAGCAGGACACCCCCGATCAGTGGATTAACGGCTACACAGAGTAGTGCCAGCTTGGCCTTTTCCTGCCCGACTATTGCAGAGAACGGGAAGACTAATCGTTTTTCACGAGACTCCATATTCCCTCCACCTCCCTCATGTTTTCACTCCAGTGTTCGTCGTCTTCAGCCGTGTAAATTTCAATCGTCCCGCCCTGGACTTCCCCTTCACCGAGGCTCTCTTCCAGAATCCCTTCGATTTCCGAATAAACTTCCATGAGCCTTTCAATGAGCTCCTCACTCGTCTCCCACAGGCCGCGCTCATAGGCTTCAATTAGCCTTCTCGCGATCTCCTCGATGGCGTAGGGGTTGTGCTCCTCGAACCATCTCCTCATCTCTTCGTCCAGAACGTATTTCCCTGCTATCTCGTCAAAAACCCAGTCTTCAACAAGCTTTGTTGTCGCCTCCCAGCCGTATAGGTGGTTGATCTTCTTGGAGAACTCGCTCGCCCCCCGGTAACCGTGCTTCTTCATCTCCTCAATCCAGCGCTCGTTGAGGAGCTTTGTCCTGACGACCCTTTCAAGCTCAACTTTCACCTCAACGGTTTTGGTATCGCTTGTGTCCCTCGTGTCCGTCTGAACCACTTCAGCGTTCTTGCCGGTTAGGGCATCAACGGCTGCCTTAAACCCTCCGTGATGGGCAAAATAGCAGCAGCAGTTAGTCGGGTCGTGCTCGTCGCTTATGTGGTTTCTGTTGATTACGTCCACTTCTTTTAGGCTCAGAACCAGCGAGTCATATGCTTCAACGCCAAAGGTATCCTTTCCGTAGGCGTAGCCACTCCACTGAATCCACACCTTGGCCAAGTCCTCGTCACTCTTCCAGCCCGATGATTCAACCGCTAAATTCACTCCAGCCCCGTAGGCACCAGGCGGGGCCGAGAAAACCCTAAACCTTGCGAACCTCTGCGCTTCCTCAAAGCTCTTTCCGAGTTCAATGAGCTTTTTGATGTGCTCAACGTAGTGCTTTCTAATGTAGTTCATTTCCGGGGGTTCATCCAGCGTAACGACCTTTTCTATGGCCTCGTCAATCAGGTAGATGTAGTTCGGCAGCGTGTCCCTCACGATTCCGCTTATCCTCACCAGGACGTCAATCCTCGGCCTTCCGAGCTCCTCCAGAGGTATGACTTCAAGCCCGGCAACCACGTCCTCCTTCCAAACCGGCCGGACTCCAATCAGGTACAGAATCTGGGCTATCTGCTCTCCATCCGCCTTATAGCCGTCTATACTCCAGAGAACCTGTCCGACGCTCTCCGGGTATTTTCCGTGCTTTTTCATGTATTCCTCCAGGAGCTTCTCCGCGGTTTCGACTCCTATCTGCCACGCCGCTTTAGTCGGCAGAGTCCTTGGATCAACTGCATAGAAGTTCCTTCCCGTCGGCAGAATCTCGAACTTCCCCCTAGTTATCGCTCCCGAGGGGCCGGGTTCAACGTATTCTCC includes these proteins:
- a CDS encoding VWA domain-containing protein, translated to MESREKRLVFPFSAIVGQEKAKLALLCVAVNPLIGGVLLKGDKGTGKSTLVRALANVLPEIEVVADCPFNCNPRNPLEMCDSCYERYERGEELPVAKRKMRVVDLPLSVTIDRLVGTIDVERFLKEGKKALQPGILAEANRGVLYIDEVNLLDDYIADSLLDAAAMGWNTIEREGISFRHPARFILVGSMNPEEGELRPQILDRFGLCVEVSAPMNPEERIEIVKRVEEFHEDPISFYKKYESEEKKLTERIVKAREILPKVEISDDLLKLLAETVVDLGIKTNRAEIATIKTAKAIAALNGRRRVSLEDLEKAMELALPHRLRDRPFQKPPQMRPPKPKDDSKHNHDHKGDHKHEHKKEERSERRNQESRSRGTGNLEQNFRSSEAKIPRIESKNFDGGEFTGYRSSRDVSVTVINFPKGIPVSYLPPVNGRIKDVDFYNSLVWAVLNGKRPPIKLDLNDIRVRVRKAKAPTLWVLLLDSSGSMAVQKRISIAKGIAEKLVEKGYIKKSKMALIVAKGNRAEIFVPPTKNYWEVLEKIESVPTGGRTPLSSALYNLLLLANRERMKDRSVKVRAFLITDGKANVPLFGKRIKEEITELARALKKKEVELTVYDTRGRGISPGLSYVPILERVAGAKVHKV
- the thsB gene encoding thermosome subunit beta, which translates into the protein MAQLAGQPVVILPEGTQRYVGRDAQRLNILAARIIAETVRTTLGPKGMDKMLVDSLGDIVITNDGATILDEMDIQHPAAKMMVEVAKTQDKEAGDGTTTAVVIAGELLRKAEELLDQNIHPSIVIKGYALAAEKAQEILDNMAREIDVEDAEILKKAAVTSITGKAAEEEREYLAEIAVDAVRQVAEKVDGTYKVDLDNIKFEKKEGGSVRDTRLIRGVVIDKEVVHPGMPKRVEGAKIALINEALEVKETETDAEIRITSPEQLQAFLEQEEKMLREMVEKIREVGANVVFVQKGIDDLAQHYLAKYGILAVRRVKKSDMEKLAKATGAKIVTNVRDLTSEDLGEAELVEQRKVAGENMIFVEGCKNPKAVTILIRGGTEHVVDEVE